A segment of the Leptolyngbya sp. NIES-3755 genome:
CGCTTCAAGGTGATCGTTATGCTGTTGTGAAACCAGATGAAATGGGACTTTCGGGTACTTGGATGCAGCGGATTGCACCTGATCCAGAAGCAAGTCTGCGAGTATTAGTCGATCGAGAATTACGCTCTGTTGCGGTTGAGAAAAATCGTGCAAATCCGGATCTTCAAGCGATTAACAGCGATGGAAGTGGACATTATTACTGGGTCGATCGAGAAGCTGGATTTAGCTCACAGGATCAAACAGATTTAGTGCAGTTTATGTTGTCGATCGACGATGATCCAGCAGTGACGCTTGAAAACTAACGGTAGATCGGATGCACTGTGTTACTCTGAAGGAATTGAAATAAAGGGAGCGCTGAAGATCATGGTCGCACAACCTAAAAATGCTGCCTCCTCAGAAGTGATTTACCCGGAGTCTGACGGTCAGCCGATGTCCGATAACACAAAGCAATTTCGCTGGATCGTCACGATCAAAGAGAATTTAGAGATCTTATACGCTTCAGAGCCAAACGTCTTTGTAGCGGGCGACTTGATGTGGTATCCGGTTGAGGGAAGTAATCGGCTGTGTCAAGCTCCAGATACGATGGTCGTATTTGGCAGACCAAAGGGCGATCGAGGTTCTTATCAACAATGGAAAGAAGATAATATTCCGCCTCAAGTCGTTTTTGAAATTTTATCTCCGAGCAACACTCTATCAGAAATGTCTCGTAAGCAAGCTTTTTACAATCGATATGGCATTGAAGAATACTATATCTATGACCCAGACCAGAATGAGCTTGTTGGATTGCAACGAATCGATCAATATTTGGCTGATATTCCTGAAATTCAAGAATGGGTCAGTCCGCGATTAGGAATCCGGTTTGTGCTGGATGATACGACTCTGAATTTGTATGCACCGAATGGCGATCGCTTTCTGACTCCGGTAGAACTCGCTGCCCAACGCGACCAAGAACGGCAACGGGCAGAACAAGAGCGGCAACGGGCAGACGAATTAGAGGCATTACTTCAGCAATATCGAGAACGCTTTGGGGAATTGGAGTAGCGATCGCTTGATTTGTTGAGTTTATTAACGTGGCAGTCGAAAAATCCTCAATTCCGTTGAAGATCAAAATTGTAGAGTTACGAACTTTGCAACAGTCTTATGACCCCGACGCTTTTTGGTCGATGGCAAACTCGGATTTTTCTGCTATTTACGGTTGGGCTTCTGGTCACAATTCCGTTTTCGATCGGCATTTTGGGAGAGCCATCGAGCAACTATATCGGCATTTTGGTATGGATTGCACTGTTTGGAATTGGATGGGATGTGTTGTACGATCGCATTCAAAAATTCCGCTGGGATCGCGACTGGCCCGCTAGTTTCCAGCTTCTTGCAGGTCTCTGGGAAGCGGTCTTTATCTTGTTTATTCTCAACGGGCTTGGAATTGAACTACCAGGGATTGAAGACCTTCCTATTCGCTTAGGCACGTTCATTTTTCACTACAGTACTGTTTGGCTAACGGTGTTTACTGCCTCTCAAACTCTGATGCGAGTAGTTTTTCCCCGTTGGCGATTTCGTGGAGGCAAATGGCTTTAGATGCACTATCTTTTAACAATTCCCGGTTTACCGCTGGCTGATCCGGTTTATGTCTTTGCTTTGATTCTAGGGCTGATTTTGCTTGCAATGAATCTATCCTCTCGGTTAAGACTACCGATGATTGTTCTACTCATTGCGTTTGGTGCGATCGCTGGAACAAACGGATTTAATATCATCGCTCGTGATGCTCAATTGATTCTCCTAGAGCGGATTGGATTGCTCTACATTATGCTGCTGGCAGGATTGGGGTTGAATCTTGATGTACTCAAGCGATCGAGCAAAAAGGTTCTGTCCTTCGGATTGCTCACGTTTGGGGTTCCATTTACGATCGGGTTTATTACCGGACAACTGTTGACGAACAATTTACTGGTATCCGTATTGCTAGGAATTCTCTACTCGCCACATACGTTGATGGCTTATCCAATTGTGGTTTCGCTCGGAATTGTGCAACAAGAAGCGATCGCGGTTGCGGTTGGTGGCTCAGTGATTACGACAATTCTGACCTTGGTGAGCTATGCGATCGTCAAAGCAATTCATTCGGGTGGCGTTGGAATTGAGCTTTGGATCAAGTTACTAATTGTTTTCCCGATCGTTGTAATCGGTTGCTTCAAAGTTTTACCCGCTTTAGCAAAACGATTTGTGAAAGATGAACAACAGCCGATTCAAGCTTTTCTATTTGTATTAGCAGCGATGTTTTTTACAGCAACATTGACCCATGCGATCGGGATTGATGCGATCGTAGGAGCATTTCTCTCAGGTCTTGCTTTGAGTCGTTCTGTCCCGAAAGAAAGTGAACTGATGCGGCGACTAGAATTTGTTGGTAATAGCTTATTTATTCCCGCCTTTGCACTATCAGTCGGTGTACTATCTGATCCGAAAGTCTTTGTGCGACATCCAGAAAATCTGGGAATAGCAGCTTTAGTAATTTTAGGTGCAGTTGGAGCGAAGTATTTAGCAGCTTGGTTTACAGGACAATGGTTTCGCTATCCTGGAGCTTCGGTCATGACGATGTTTGGATTAACCATGTCCCGATCAGCTTTGGTGCTGGTGATTGCTTTGTTCGGGAAGAATGCGGGATTGCTGACTGACGGAATTTTTAATGCGATCGTGGCTTATATTGCGGTGACTTGTTTAATCGGTCCAGTCGTGACGACAGTTTCCGGTAGAGTGATGAATCAAAGTCGCCTGATTGAGAGTCGCTGAACATCAATTGAGTCACGTGAATTCTGAAAGTGATGGATGCTGCGGGGGCACAAATCCGCCAGAAACGAAGCAAATTTAAGGCGATTGATTTTGCACCCAACGCATCCATTGTTCAAACGATCGCATTCCATTCAATCCTTTCAGCCCCGGAACATTCGCTGACTGCAAATCATCCACTGCCACGATCGCTGCATATTGAAGTCCTAAAAAGCTATCCACTGCTGCATAAGGTCCTCCAAGTGTCATCGCTCCCGCTGCATACATTCGCGCCGTACCATTTCTCATGCCATTGATTTCAAACGCATTGCTGACAGAAAGCCGCTGAGTCGGATTAAGTTCAAGCTTGTAGCGCAGCACCAGATCTTTGAGCAATGGACTAAATTGAATTTCATTCGTTAGACCCGTGGCATCAATCAGAAAATCCACTTTGATCATTTGCTCATTTGTAATTCGTCCTTCTGCTTTCTCTAAGGTGTCGATTCGGAGATGATCGCCTTGTCGCTGCAAATCTTTGATCTCACCAAACAAAATCCGATACCAACCCGATCGAATTCCTTGATCAATCATTTCTTGCCAATCTCGTCGATCGGCAGTGGTCGTTCCACCCCAGTCACTCAGGAGCCGCTTGCGTTCTTCAGGAGTGGCATTTTCTAATTTCTCTCTCAGTTCCCCGCCCCAACAAGCTTTGGGCCAATTAAACGGTTGGAGTTCTTGATGATTTTTCACCACCCGCTGAGAAGTTTCATAGCGATGTCCCTGCGGCACAGGCGATCGGAGTAGGTGAATCAGTTGAATCTTACATCCCTCTTGTCGCATCTCATAAATTCGCTGAATGATCCGAGATGCCACAATGCCGCGACCTTGCAGAATCACAATGCCACCTCCACGGCTTTTAAGCTGTTGATAGAGATGCTGATGGTCTTCATACGCATTCACTACTAAGCGATCGTGAAATGCTTCTTTGGTTTTCTCTCGATAAGCTGTTACTAATGGCAAATAACGCAGAGCAGGATAGCCAATTGCGACTTGAACCTGTCGTGCCACTAAATAGCGATAGTCCGAACCTTGAACACTACTGCGAGAATAAGCAATCACATAGCGATCGTCATTGGTTTTGCGAATTGCTCGAATATCTCCGTAACGGAACATCTGCTGCCATCCGATTCGGCGAATTTCTCGATCGATAGAATCAAAGACTCTTCCCGATCGCGGTGTGTAAGTTTCGATTCCTGTCGGTTCTGCAAAGACTTGCCACAACAGTTTTAGTGCATGACCCATCTCGCCCTTACTAAAATCTGTCCAAGCTTCTCTCAGGGCGTAGCTCGGAAACCCCCAAATGTTATCTGGGCACGAATCAGAGTTCGATCGAAGTCTTTCATGAGCAGGAATTTGAGAGAATTCACAGAGTTGCTTATAGTTCCAGTACGGTTTCTGATTTGCATCGGGGCGAATGTTACCGGATTGATCAAACTGAACTTTGCCCAACACTCGAATTTGATCGGCACGAATTCCAGAGAGTCTTAGTAAATCAACCCAGACAAAACTTCCTAACCCTCCACCCAGTGCCGCAAAATCAATCTGCTCGATCTCTTTACCTTCGCGAGCTAAATCAGACAGAGAAACGCGATCGCTTTCAATCAACCAAGCAGGCGGAAAGTTCGATTGGGGTCGAATTGCAGGTGAACGAGCAGTTGTCGTGACCCGTGAAGGAAACTGAGTTCGCAATACAGTGATTTGAAAAGGTCCCACTTGCAACACATCACCATCGGCTAAAGTTGCCGTCTCACAACTTCGACCATTGACTAAAATGCCATTACTGCTTCGTCGATCGCTCACGATCAATTCTCGATCTTTCCACTCGATCAAGGCATGAAACCGGGACACTTGAAGACTATTGAGGATCACATGCTGTCGTTCTGGAATGCCTTCAGCCGCGATCGCTTCAGGACTGCGACCGATTGCGATCGGGGTAATCGCGACAATTTCTTGTTCGGCTTCAGTCACCGGGTCATTCCAAAACAGCGTAACAGTAACAGGCATAAGTTAATGGTTTTGGGGAATGTAAACAGAAGCTCCATGCAGCGGAAAGCCATCATTCGGACAGCGACCGTTCAACTGTCCATACTCTTCGTAAGTGTAGCCCGTGTGACAATGCGGACACATCAGCGGCTTCATATCCGGTTTTGGAGATTCGATCGGGGGCGTGGGGGGAACGGTGACCGCTTTTGGAACCAGGACTGCAATGACAAATTCTCGTTTTCCAAGCTGTAAAACTCCATTTTTATCGATCGCAACTGGAGTATCGTAAACCATCTGACCATAAAGCTTGGGAGGATTGCTTCCGCCTTTCAAATTGTGGAGAAAAAAGCGATCGCGCTCCGGATCAAAATAGATTTCCACGTGTAATTTAGAAACCGATAAATCTTCTGGAGTGACGGATGGCAACACCAAATCACAAGTTAAGGGATCTCGCCCAATCCGAAACCGATTCGCACTGGTTCCAGGCTGATTCGATCGAATCACTTGACTTTGAGTTCCGCTATTCCAGGTGAGAACCAACTCTTTCATTGCGATCAATGGATACGTTTCTCTAATCGTGAATCTGAATCCCATTTCTAGATTGCAGATTCCGGACAAGATTATTTTATCGGTGTTCGTTATTCTACTGGTAGGTTTGTAAAGAGCGATCGACTGAACAACATTATTTAATTAATGGGCTTTTGTAGCTTGAATCAGCAAGTGCAAAAAACTTAACATTCGTCGGTTTTGAATCTAAAAGAATCCGTAGAATAGCTGGTAGAGTTTGAATATCTACTCACGCTTTGTTTTAACTCTGCAAGCATCCGAATTCAGTCTCGTTCTTTGCATCACCGATGCGCGTTCTGTCATTGATTGACGATTCAGCGCTGCTGTTGTTTGAACTTACAACCCATGTTGAATTCCAAAAGTCAGCGTATGAAGAGTCCTAACTATTACGCTCGTACCGAAACTAATCAACGAGAAAACAATGAAGATTTTTTTAACGGGTTCTTGATCGAGGATCAAGGGGGACAAGTCCCAGTTTTGGTAGTTGCGGACGGCATGGGAGGACACGAACACGGCGAAGATGTCAGTCGTCAAGCGGTGCTGAAAGTCGAAGATTTTCTAAAGAAAACGATTCAGCAAATTGCAGATCACTCTGATCCCGTCGAGTACTTAAAACACTGTTTACTCGATGCGATCGAGAGTGCAAATGAGTTGGTTCAACGCATGGTCAGCGTTAATGGCTGGGATCGGGCGGGATCAACGATCGTGATTGCTCTGGTTTGGCAGAATAAAGTCATTGCAGCAAACTTAGGCGATAGTCCATTATTTCACTGGAGTCAGAAAACGGGCGAACTCGTTCGGGTGACTCAAGATCATTCGGTTCCAGGCATTCTCGCAGAAGCCAAATTGATCACCGAAGAAATGGCAAGGTATCACGAACGACGCGGACAGTTAGAGTTTTTCTTAGGAAACAAAACTTTGCCGCAACCTGATCCCGTTTATGAGCGAACTTTAGAACCGAGTGATCTTTTACTTTTATGTTCGGATGGAATTAGTGGATCACTGAGTCGGGAGCAAGTTCGAGCAATACTAGCGGATTCTACGATCGATTTACCTGATAAAGCGGAGCAACTGATCCAAGCCGCAAGAGACGAAGGAGAAACAGACAATCAAACGGTAATGTTATGGCGGCACAAAGTTCCTTCACAAACCACTTCAACTCGTAAGATTGCTCATTCAACCGCAGTCCAAGCTCGATCGCGAAGCATGGTGCAAACGTCGCAGCCGACTTTAATTCAATCTTCGATTGCGCCTCAGGTACACTCTCGCGATCGACGAAAGCGATCGATTTCACGCAAAGGACTATTCATCCTCGGAGCAATTTCTCTCACGATTACGATCACGCTCGTTTGGTTGCTATTTCAAGTCATTGGAGTCTTGCAAGCCCATCTGGGTGGATCAAACCTTCAACCTGCTGCTAACCCTGTTCAACAACCCATTCAGCCCAAACCTGCCCCAAAAGTTCAATCGTTTCAGGGTTCTGTGATCACGACGATCGATGAGAATAATCAAATCATCGAGTGGGCAGCCCCCAAGCTAAAACCGGGAGAAAAAGAATGTCGATCGAACATTCCAGATGTGACTGATATTCAAATCATCGTGAGTCAATCCGATGAGCAACTGACCACACAAAGCGAAAGAACCAGGTGCATTCGAGTTTGGAAGCCCAAACTTTCTCAAGGAGTCTCACCTCGACCCACAACCCCCTCTGTAGAGGTTCCGATCGTCTCTATTCAAGGTGAACGCGCATGAGATGTCTCAATTGCGGTTTCGACAAGTTGCCGCTCAATTCAGCCCATTGCACCAACTGTGGTGTTCATCTTCCATCCCTATTACGGGATTGTTTGGAATCAGGAACATTACTACACCATAATACTTACCGAATCGATTATCCTCTCGGTCGAGGCGGATTTGGCATTACCTATCGTGCCTTTGATATTCATCTCGAACGATCAGTCGCGATCAAAGAGTTTTACCCACAAGAACATGCTTTTCGTGAAGGATTAACCGGACGCTTAGTGATTCCAAATACCAAGCAGGATGTGTATCATCGTGGACTCCAGCGATTTTTGCGAGAAGGAACGCTACTAGCAAAGCTAAAACACTCTGGTGTGGTTGATGTTTACAACGCCTTTCAAGAGCGGGATACAGCTTATCTCGTGATGGAATTGATCAAAGGGCGAACGTTGCGCGATGAACTGGAAGAACAACCCGGACGGCGATTGAATGTCGATCGTATTCGCGAAATTATGTCTCAGTTGGTGAATGCGCTTACTGTCGTGCATCAGCAAGAGATGTATCACCTCGATATTGCTCCAGATAATGTGCTGGTGTCTTCTGACGGTCGCGTTGTCTTAATCGACTTTGGAGCTTCCCGGCAAGGCTTAGGAGGGGGAACCACGCAAGCTTTTAAAGAAGCGTATGCGCCTCCTGAAGTAATCGACGGAAAACATACTGATGCTCGGAGTGATTTATTCGAGTTAGGCATGATGTTGCACGAACTCTTGAGCGGAGAATTACCTCCTTCATCGATTTCACGACTTTTGAGCTATGCCCATCATGGGGCTGAGCTTTGGGACCCGATGCAAGTTTCAGAACCTTGGCGTAGTTTGATTGGGAGTGCGATCCGACTGAATCCTGATGAGCGTCCCAGAGAGGTTCAAGCTTGGTGGAAGTCGCTCGATTTCGCCAACCAAGAAACAGTGCTTACTCCCCAAAGAACACCCACTCCGCAGCGTTTTCCAACTCCGGTTCCGTTGCCTGATCCAATACCTTCTCCGATTCCGCCCACGGTGGTCATTCCCAAGACAAGTCGTCCACCTACGCCGATTCCAACCCCAGTTCCAACCCCAGTTCCAACCGTTCAAGACTTTACCTCACCTGCGATCGCATCTCCACCCTCCAGACCGAAATATGCCGGATTTTGGTTGAGATTGGTTGCAGATTTAATCGATCGAACAATCCTCATTCTTGCGAGTGCGATCGTGCTGGCAGCCAATCGCGATCAACCCAATATCAATGACTATTTTCAATCGATCACGGTGCTCTACATCTTTCTCGGATTGTTATATACCTCTGTGCTGGAAAGTTCCAGAATGCAGGCAACTTTCGGCAAGTATCTGATGGGAATTCAGGTTACAGATAGAAATTGGAGACGGTTAACGTTACAGCGAGCGTTTGTGCGAGATCTGTGCAAAATCTTCTCCTACATCACTTTCGGGCTTGGATTCCTGATGGCATGTTTTACAGAAACCCGTCAGGCACTACACGACAGCATCACCAACTGTTTCGTCATAAGGAAAACCTAAAATGATCAATCAGCTTCAGTATGTTGGAATTCCAAAACGGTGTCTTGCGCTATTCATTGATGGCTTGATTCAAACCGTTGTGGGCTTTGTGGTCTTTTTTGGCATTTCCAAAGTAGAACTCGAAACCACAACAAAACTATTTTCTTATGCGCTCCTCGCGGCGGTGGTTCAATGGGGCTACTACGGCTTGATGGAAAGCTCCAAAGCGCGAGGAACATTCGGCAAAATGGCGCTAGGGATTAGTGTCTGTAATTCAATGGGTGGACAGATTTCACTCAAACAAGCCACGCTTAGATTTTTGGGCAAATCGCTTTGGTTCGTGCTCTTTTTTGTGGGAGCCGCGATCGCACTGGTTCCTCTCGTTGCAGGCAAGCAAAACTCACCCCTGCTGTTTATTACAATGGCGCTCTGGTTAGTCTCCTTCTTGCTGGGAGCCGTGGGTTATCTGATGCCCGCCTTTATTCCAGAGCGACAAGCATTGCACGATCGGATTGCTCATACGTTTGTGATTGAAGATGATAGTGCCGATCGACAAGTTTCGCAGAAAATTATCTTTCAAATGATTGCGATCGCGGTTGTTGCAAGATTGCTCTTCAATGTCATTCCAGGAATTCCAATTTCGATTACAAATAGCAATAACGACTCTTCTCAAGCGAATCAGCAAACCCCTGTTCGCAATACTCCAAACCGAGGGACGACTGGCTCTAAGCGTCCTGCCAATTCAAATACCACTCCAGAAGCGTTAACGATTACTCGTTGTGGAGTTACAGAGCAACTGTCGCCCCCCAGTCCGAATTCTTACATTGATGGGGATTGGAAGGTGAATTTTGCAGTGGGCATCGAAGCTCATGAATCGACGCTGAGAATGAAGGGAGCCACTGGAGTGATGCGAACTCAATTCTTTGACAAAGATGCGAATAAAACCAGAACGGTCGTACAACAAATGAACCTCAAAGTTTCTTCAAGCGGAATTTGGTTGCTCGGATCAAATCCGGTGAATGAGGAAACGAACCAACCTGATGCAAATTACAGCCCGGATAACATTTTCATGCAGCGTGCTCCATCCGGTCAATTTAATGCTGTGAACTGCGATAACAATAACAATCTTTCGCGTGTGTCGATCGCCCCTGTTAATAACTAAGCTTATGCACGATCGTGTTTTGCAAAACTATCGAGGTGGCATGATTGCGCTCCAGATTCCATCGATCGATCAAGTCGAATTGCTCGATTTGCTCGGAGTCGGTGGCTTTGGAACCGTTTGGAAAGTTCGCAATCCAGCAACCGGAAAGCTCTATGTGCTCAAGATCATTCAGGCGATTAAACCGAATACGGTGCTGGTTGAACGAGTTCGACTAGAGGCTGAAGTTTCAATTCCATCGAAGCATATTGTTCCGGTCGTTGGTTTGAAGGAATGGGATTCGAGTACGTTTCTGATTTTGTTTGAACTGTTTGAAGCGCGATCGCTGGATAAAGTTCTGGCAGAAGAAACCCTGAAACCTGAGCAAAAACGCCAAATTTTCGATCAGATCTTGATCGGAGTTGCAGATGCTCATCGAAGTAACATCATTCACCGGGATCTCAAGCCAGAAAACATTCTCGTTGGCAAAGATCACCATGTGAAGCTGATCGATTTTGGACTCTCGAAGTTCAAAGGCAAAGGATTAACGCTGACCGGTGAAGTCATGGGGACACCACCGTATATGTCTCCCGAACTCTTGATCTATGGATCTAAGATTGCGGATGCGCGAGTCGATATCTATGCGCTTGGACATATTTTGTATGAATTAGCAATGGGCTACACCTTTTGGGCAAAACAAGGCTGGCTCGCCAATCGATTTGATAACTTTGTCAAATTCTTGGGGCAAAACCCACAACCGACCGAGTGCATCGATTTGAGCGATTTCCACTGCGACTTTTATCACAATGCGATCGCCGTTCTGGCTCGGATGGTGAAAACCAACGCAGACGATCGATTCGCATCGGTTGAAGAAGTGATCATGGCACTGACTCATGAACCGAGTCGAAAAACAATGCCGCCGATTCCGGAAGTTGAAGAAAGCAGGGGTATCTCCTTTAACTATCCTTTGCTCACGGTAGAATCTGGAACAAATCGCGATGCTCGAACGCTAGTGGCACTAGAACCGGGAGAGTCGATCGTACTGGGTCGAGCCGATATTGCAGGGAATGATCTGAGTATCAGCAGCAAGCATCTCATGTTTACTCGCCAGCATGGACGCTATTTTGTCAATGACTTTCATAGTAAAAACGGAACTCTGCTTCGCGGCATGTTACTCAATCCGAATGCTCCCCCAATGGAAGTGCAGAACAACGATCGCATCAAGGTTGGGGATATTTTTCTTCGCTTCAATTCACCTGTTTGATTGTCCCACTACTGTTTAAGGTTTGTTATGAAAACTTGTGTTCACTGCGGCGCGACCAATCCAGATGCAGCAAATTTCTGCCTCGACTGTGGCAAAGCCATCCATTCTAGTTCGATGCAGCAAAACCAAATTCCTCAAACGGTAATGCCCCAATCGAGAATGGCTCCCGATCAATCGAATTCGACGATCATCGATGTGCCGCAATCGAATTCGACGATCATTGATGTCCCGAATCAAGATCAACAAGTGCCGCACCAAGGGCAAGTTCCTAAACAAGCTCCCGCCCCTACGTTGATTCCACAGTCGCGGAAACCGCAAGTTCCCGATACGATCGCGGCTCCCTCCAACGCGACGATTCCCGATGCAAAATCTCCGAACTATGTTGATCCTCAACAGTTTCAAGCCCTTTACCAAAAAGTCATTCAGAACCAGCGCAAAGCGGACATTCTATTTGTGCTTGATTGTACGGGAAGTATGCAAGGTGAAATCGATGCGGTTCGCGATGCCATTACTTCATTTGCCGACACGATTCAATCCCAATCTGTTCGTGCCAGAGTCGGACTGATTGAATTTCGCGATCGCTTAATCGGGGAAGAACAACGAGTCTTACTGTTCGAGGGTGAACCGTTTACGAGCAATCCCACTCTATTCCGCGAACAAGTTGGAAAACTCCGAGCTTCAGGCGGCGGTGACGAACCGGAGAGCAGCTTAGATGCCGTCTTACTCGCACTCGATCAACCCTTCGATCCGACGGCAAACAAAGTCATCGTTCTCGTCACCGATGCCCCTCCTCATCTGCCTGATGTGACTGTTCAGAGCATTGATCAAGTGGTGCAAAAAATGCGAGAAATCACAGTCGATCAATTCTATGTTGTGATGAAAACGAGTGATCAACGCAGCCAAGTTTATCTTCGACTCTTAGAAGGTAGACGAGGACTTGCCTTTGAAATTGGCAGCGGAGATGATTTTAGAACTCGTGCAGAAGACTTTAAGCGCACCTTGATGGCACTGGGCAAAACTATTTCAACCGCAACCCGATAAACATGAGCCAACTTACACTCTCTTGGCAAGAAGCAGGCAATCCGCGATCGCGCTCGTTCGATCTGACTCAACCGATTCACAAAAGCATGTATGCGCTTCGATTGGGGCGCGATGCGGAACAATGTGATGTCGTCTTTGATGATCCGAGTGTATCCAGACTTCATGCTGAGATTCGATGGCATCCTGCGACTCAAGAGTTCTCGGTTCAAAATCTGCGCGATATTAACCCGATCGCAGTCGATGGTCGGCTCTTGAGCCAGGGAACTCAAATAATTCGATCGGGAACGATGATTGTCCTTGGAGATACGACCATTCAAGTGGCTCAACTTCAGCAAGCTCCTGGAGTGAATCCTTTTCAACCGCCTGTTCTGGAGACTCCAGTTCCCGTCGAAGCTTCGCCCAGAGTTGAACCGATCCGATTGCCTGCGAGTTCGATCACGTTCAGTCACTATCTTCCGCTTGCAGGTACAAGCCGCGAATTGAGACAACAGGGCTATCTCTTACCGGGAGTAATTACGGTACTCTGGGTTGTTTTGATGTTCTCAAGCTTGGGTCGCCCTGGAGTCTTTAACTTCCTGTTAGCAGGTTATTTAGGCATTGCCGGATTTTATTTAATTTATAAGCTCTGTGGAAAACGGAAGCCGGGATGGGTGATTGCGATCGCGATTATCATGACTCCGATTTTGCTCTTAACCCCGGTTTGGGGTGCGATCGCGTTTTTCTTCCGCGTTATTCTCCCTGGTCGAATTCCTGAGAGCGATGATGTTGGCTTTATTCCATTATTTATTTCATTCTTTTTTGGGGCGGGTCTTGCCGAAGAACTCTTAAAAGCAATTCCAATCTTTGTTTTAACTTGGTATGGTCGCACAGTTTCACCTGGACTACGCCAACGATTAGGCGTGACAGAACCTTTGGACGGAATCATACTAGGAGCCGCTTCAGGGTTAGGGTTCACTTTGCTTGAAACACTCGGACAATACATTCCGAATTTAGTTCAATCGGTCGCAATGCAAACTGATCCAGGTTCAGCCCAATTGATCGGACTACAGCTTCTGATTCCCCGAATTGTTGGCTCTGTGTTTGGTCACATGGCTTATAGTGGTTACTTTGGTTACTACATCGGACTGAGCGAATTAAAACCCAGAGGACGATGGAAGTTTCTAGCAACAGGTTATTTAATCGCATCCGGTGTTCATGCTTTTTGGAATTCAAGCTCAGCCTTGGGAACTTGGGCATTAGGACTGGCTGGAATCATTGCTTATTGTTTGCTAATTGGGGCAATTCTCAAGGCTCGGCAGCTTTCACCGAATGTGAATAAGCCGCTGTAAATTCAATTAATCTTTCTAATCTTAGCTCCGTCTGTGCAGGCAATTCAGGCAGGACGGAGCAATTTTTTGTCTCTACTACAAATTAGACGCATCAGTTGGCAGTTTTCGGCAAGATAGCTTGATGAT
Coding sequences within it:
- a CDS encoding hypothetical protein (protein of unknown function DUF820;~similar to AA sequence:cyanobase_aa:PCC8801_3851), translated to MVAQPKNAASSEVIYPESDGQPMSDNTKQFRWIVTIKENLEILYASEPNVFVAGDLMWYPVEGSNRLCQAPDTMVVFGRPKGDRGSYQQWKEDNIPPQVVFEILSPSNTLSEMSRKQAFYNRYGIEEYYIYDPDQNELVGLQRIDQYLADIPEIQEWVSPRLGIRFVLDDTTLNLYAPNGDRFLTPVELAAQRDQERQRAEQERQRADELEALLQQYRERFGELE
- a CDS encoding hypothetical protein (hypothetical protein MicvaDRAFT_4490;~similar to AA sequence:cyanobase_aa:LBDG_01870); this translates as MTPTLFGRWQTRIFLLFTVGLLVTIPFSIGILGEPSSNYIGILVWIALFGIGWDVLYDRIQKFRWDRDWPASFQLLAGLWEAVFILFILNGLGIELPGIEDLPIRLGTFIFHYSTVWLTVFTASQTLMRVVFPRWRFRGGKWL
- a CDS encoding Na+/H+ antiporter (similar to AA sequence:cyanobase_aa:LBDG_01880) encodes the protein MHYLLTIPGLPLADPVYVFALILGLILLAMNLSSRLRLPMIVLLIAFGAIAGTNGFNIIARDAQLILLERIGLLYIMLLAGLGLNLDVLKRSSKKVLSFGLLTFGVPFTIGFITGQLLTNNLLVSVLLGILYSPHTLMAYPIVVSLGIVQQEAIAVAVGGSVITTILTLVSYAIVKAIHSGGVGIELWIKLLIVFPIVVIGCFKVLPALAKRFVKDEQQPIQAFLFVLAAMFFTATLTHAIGIDAIVGAFLSGLALSRSVPKESELMRRLEFVGNSLFIPAFALSVGVLSDPKVFVRHPENLGIAALVILGAVGAKYLAAWFTGQWFRYPGASVMTMFGLTMSRSALVLVIALFGKNAGLLTDGIFNAIVAYIAVTCLIGPVVTTVSGRVMNQSRLIESR
- a CDS encoding hypothetical protein (similar to AA sequence:cyanobase_aa:LBDG_01890) — its product is MPVTVTLFWNDPVTEAEQEIVAITPIAIGRSPEAIAAEGIPERQHVILNSLQVSRFHALIEWKDRELIVSDRRSSNGILVNGRSCETATLADGDVLQVGPFQITVLRTQFPSRVTTTARSPAIRPQSNFPPAWLIESDRVSLSDLAREGKEIEQIDFAALGGGLGSFVWVDLLRLSGIRADQIRVLGKVQFDQSGNIRPDANQKPYWNYKQLCEFSQIPAHERLRSNSDSCPDNIWGFPSYALREAWTDFSKGEMGHALKLLWQVFAEPTGIETYTPRSGRVFDSIDREIRRIGWQQMFRYGDIRAIRKTNDDRYVIAYSRSSVQGSDYRYLVARQVQVAIGYPALRYLPLVTAYREKTKEAFHDRLVVNAYEDHQHLYQQLKSRGGGIVILQGRGIVASRIIQRIYEMRQEGCKIQLIHLLRSPVPQGHRYETSQRVVKNHQELQPFNWPKACWGGELREKLENATPEERKRLLSDWGGTTTADRRDWQEMIDQGIRSGWYRILFGEIKDLQRQGDHLRIDTLEKAEGRITNEQMIKVDFLIDATGLTNEIQFSPLLKDLVLRYKLELNPTQRLSVSNAFEINGMRNGTARMYAAGAMTLGGPYAAVDSFLGLQYAAIVAVDDLQSANVPGLKGLNGMRSFEQWMRWVQNQSP
- a CDS encoding hypothetical protein (hypothetical protein L8106_12505;~similar to AA sequence:cyanobase_aa:LBDG_01900), whose translation is MGFRFTIRETYPLIAMKELVLTWNSGTQSQVIRSNQPGTSANRFRIGRDPLTCDLVLPSVTPEDLSVSKLHVEIYFDPERDRFFLHNLKGGSNPPKLYGQMVYDTPVAIDKNGVLQLGKREFVIAVLVPKAVTVPPTPPIESPKPDMKPLMCPHCHTGYTYEEYGQLNGRCPNDGFPLHGASVYIPQNH